In one window of Poriferisphaera corsica DNA:
- the glgP gene encoding alpha-glucan family phosphorylase: MTKAAQTKRQQQASIQQIADQLCDIASNFWWTWNSSAQRLFAAIDPMLWEATERNPLQTIKQAPDHRLLTLASDEAFLKNLKAVQKQFADYMKSKTWFDRTVKGKDKKARIAYFCAEFAIHESFPIYSGGLGVLAGDHLKSASDLGIPLTAVGLMYRHGYYRQEIEADGSTKAVYPEYDFNDFPIEDTGIIVPVPVGRRRIHAKVWLAKVGRIEAYLLDTDIEENTPKDREITHFLYGGDNETRIRQELILGVGGTLALQALDIEPTVYHLNEGHAAFNGLHRFSELLKEGVPSEEAMETVRAGGCFTTHTPVPAGHDRFDVKMARKYLSQYAGEDTGLSVNDVLQLGSEDLDNKNAPFCMTVLALNFCERANGVAELHGDTSRRMWIDHFGLSDPDEVPIGHVTNGIHSQTWLAPEIEPLYTKYLKPNWASPNADSDWWKKADKIPADVLWNTRKMLRTRLIRFVRERLVQQAIKHGQPLEDIVTAQTMLDENTLTIGFARRFATYKRAPLIFHDMKRLKAIIASTDRPVQFVFAGKAHPADKDGQKYLQQIVEFSKQPGFRGRIAVIENYDMQVGRMLTSGVDVWLNNPLRPMEASGTSGMKPPLHGGINCSILDGWWPESYNKKNGYAIGGKQFDKQSEQDTYDANSFYDILEKQMLPTFYKTNKEGVATKWVDMMEASMKTVCAQFSTHRMLGDYTSQYYLPAHRDALKK; encoded by the coding sequence ATGACTAAAGCAGCTCAAACCAAACGTCAACAGCAAGCATCTATCCAGCAGATAGCCGACCAACTCTGTGATATCGCCTCCAACTTCTGGTGGACATGGAACTCCTCCGCGCAGCGTCTTTTCGCCGCCATCGATCCCATGCTCTGGGAAGCCACAGAACGCAACCCACTCCAAACCATCAAACAAGCACCAGACCACCGCTTGCTCACACTCGCTTCCGACGAAGCCTTCCTCAAAAATCTCAAGGCCGTACAAAAACAATTCGCCGACTACATGAAATCAAAGACTTGGTTCGACCGCACCGTCAAAGGCAAGGACAAAAAAGCGCGCATCGCATACTTCTGTGCTGAATTCGCCATCCATGAATCATTCCCCATCTACTCCGGCGGCCTCGGCGTTCTCGCTGGTGATCACCTCAAATCAGCCTCAGACCTCGGCATCCCACTGACCGCCGTCGGCCTCATGTACCGTCACGGCTACTACCGCCAGGAAATCGAAGCCGACGGCTCAACCAAAGCCGTCTACCCAGAATACGATTTCAACGACTTCCCAATCGAAGACACAGGCATCATCGTTCCTGTCCCTGTCGGTCGTCGTCGTATCCACGCCAAAGTGTGGCTCGCAAAAGTTGGCCGCATCGAAGCCTACCTCCTCGACACCGACATCGAAGAAAACACACCAAAAGACCGTGAAATCACGCACTTCCTTTACGGCGGCGACAACGAAACACGTATCCGCCAAGAACTCATCCTCGGCGTCGGCGGCACACTCGCTCTTCAAGCACTCGACATCGAACCAACCGTCTATCATCTCAACGAAGGCCACGCCGCATTCAACGGCCTCCACCGCTTCTCTGAACTCCTCAAAGAAGGCGTCCCTTCCGAAGAAGCAATGGAAACCGTCCGCGCAGGTGGCTGTTTCACCACACACACACCAGTCCCCGCAGGCCACGACCGCTTCGACGTCAAAATGGCTCGCAAGTACCTCTCACAGTACGCAGGTGAAGACACCGGCCTCTCCGTCAACGACGTTCTCCAACTCGGCTCAGAAGACCTCGATAACAAGAACGCACCTTTCTGCATGACTGTTCTCGCACTCAACTTCTGTGAACGTGCCAACGGCGTCGCAGAGCTTCACGGCGACACATCACGCCGCATGTGGATCGACCACTTCGGCCTCTCCGATCCAGACGAAGTTCCAATCGGTCACGTCACCAATGGCATCCACTCACAAACATGGCTCGCACCTGAAATCGAGCCGCTCTACACCAAATACCTCAAGCCAAACTGGGCTTCACCAAACGCCGATTCAGACTGGTGGAAGAAGGCTGACAAAATCCCAGCAGACGTTCTCTGGAACACACGCAAAATGCTTCGCACACGTCTCATCCGTTTCGTCCGCGAGCGTCTCGTTCAGCAAGCCATCAAGCACGGCCAACCTCTCGAAGACATCGTCACTGCTCAAACCATGCTCGACGAAAACACACTCACCATCGGCTTCGCACGTCGCTTCGCAACCTACAAACGTGCTCCGCTCATCTTCCACGACATGAAGCGTCTCAAAGCCATCATCGCAAGCACCGACCGCCCCGTGCAGTTCGTCTTTGCAGGTAAAGCTCACCCAGCCGACAAGGATGGTCAGAAGTACCTTCAGCAAATCGTCGAGTTCTCCAAGCAGCCCGGTTTCCGTGGTCGTATCGCTGTCATCGAAAACTATGACATGCAAGTCGGCCGTATGCTCACCTCCGGCGTCGATGTCTGGCTCAACAACCCACTTCGCCCAATGGAAGCATCAGGCACCTCAGGCATGAAGCCACCACTACACGGCGGCATCAACTGCTCCATCCTCGACGGTTGGTGGCCTGAGTCATACAACAAAAAGAACGGCTACGCCATCGGTGGCAAACAGTTCGATAAACAATCCGAGCAAGACACCTATGATGCCAACTCCTTCTACGACATCCTCGAAAAACAAATGCTTCCGACTTTCTACAAGACCAACAAGGAAGGCGTCGCCACCAAGTGGGTCGACATGATGGAAGCATCAATGAAAACTGTCTGTGCTCAGTTCAGCACGCACCGCATGCTCGGAGACTATACAAGCCAGTACTATCTCCCCGCTCACCGCGATGCCCTTAAAAAATAG
- a CDS encoding nucleoside/nucleotide kinase family protein, which produces MHPSPNHIIITSQATQQLATFLVNQFPPTATHRPVIAIAGPPASGKSTFAHSLASQINNLTAAHYAALIPMDGFHLTNQQLSQQHLTKIKGSPSTFDFSSYKKLLTQAQLKPATPYIPFYDRDLHEPVARQSPEHQIHSQTHLIITEGNYLLLDQPPWTQLQSLFSFSIFINTSADICTARILNRHAQSANPKPQAQIDQHVSHVDQPNMQLVLNHSVPADCVAIWP; this is translated from the coding sequence ATGCACCCGTCCCCAAACCATATCATTATCACTTCGCAAGCGACACAACAGCTCGCCACTTTTCTTGTCAACCAATTTCCTCCCACAGCCACGCATCGTCCCGTCATCGCCATCGCCGGCCCGCCAGCCTCAGGCAAATCAACTTTCGCTCATTCTCTCGCCAGCCAAATCAATAACCTTACGGCCGCTCATTACGCCGCACTGATCCCCATGGACGGCTTCCACCTCACCAACCAGCAATTAAGCCAGCAACACCTTACAAAAATCAAAGGCTCTCCCAGCACTTTTGACTTCTCTTCATACAAAAAACTTCTCACACAAGCCCAATTAAAACCCGCCACCCCCTATATCCCTTTTTATGACCGTGATCTTCACGAACCCGTTGCACGCCAGTCTCCTGAGCACCAGATTCATTCGCAGACGCATCTCATCATCACTGAAGGCAACTATCTACTACTCGATCAACCGCCTTGGACTCAACTCCAGTCTCTGTTTTCATTCTCCATTTTCATTAATACGTCCGCTGATATCTGCACCGCTCGCATTCTCAATCGGCACGCCCAATCCGCCAATCCCAAGCCCCAAGCGCAAATCGATCAGCATGTGAGTCATGTCGATCAGCCCAACATGCAACTTGTACTGAATCATTCTGTCCCTGCCGATTGCGTCGCCATTTGGCCGTAG
- a CDS encoding M20/M25/M40 family metallo-hydrolase encodes MIPENVVELLQVMVRCDTVNQSVSGVLKAEQRLAEILKGIAEEMGFETRYLPVDDGQADQLLVTYQVGEGKPWVWFDSHMDTVSVAGMTIEPFGGEIKDGKMWGRGTCDTKGTGACMLWAMHAYKQSGCAENNIALLFSIDEEEGMTGIRSFVRKDYEAIGIEPVGFVVGEPTKCEPIVRHNGVFRGEVWTYGKAAHSSEPENGVSAISAMARLLLKIEGEYIPTLNARDELTGKAQMSMNKILGGESLNVIPDACLAYVDRRLVPGEKAADAFREFEAFVADYTKREDEGLNYELKMTLAVPGMDAGEDERLLRGIQGVCEELGVRNEGLGVAYATHGGYLRETGQSVVVIGPGDIAQAHTKDEYVELEQIELGMKLYLGIMKAEMG; translated from the coding sequence ATGATACCAGAGAATGTTGTTGAATTGTTACAGGTGATGGTGCGGTGCGACACGGTCAATCAGTCGGTGAGCGGCGTGCTGAAAGCTGAGCAGCGATTGGCGGAGATATTAAAGGGGATTGCGGAGGAGATGGGGTTTGAGACGCGGTATTTGCCGGTAGATGACGGGCAGGCGGATCAGTTATTGGTGACTTATCAAGTTGGCGAGGGGAAGCCTTGGGTTTGGTTCGACAGTCATATGGATACGGTGAGTGTCGCGGGCATGACGATTGAGCCGTTTGGCGGCGAGATCAAGGATGGGAAAATGTGGGGGCGCGGGACGTGCGATACGAAGGGTACGGGGGCGTGCATGTTGTGGGCGATGCATGCGTACAAACAGAGTGGGTGCGCGGAGAATAATATTGCGCTACTTTTCTCGATTGATGAAGAGGAAGGAATGACGGGGATACGATCATTTGTAAGAAAAGATTACGAGGCGATAGGGATCGAGCCGGTGGGTTTTGTGGTAGGCGAGCCAACGAAATGCGAGCCGATTGTGAGGCATAATGGGGTGTTTCGGGGCGAGGTTTGGACGTATGGCAAGGCGGCTCATTCGAGTGAACCTGAGAATGGTGTGAGCGCGATTAGCGCGATGGCTCGGTTATTGCTGAAGATTGAAGGGGAATATATTCCGACACTGAATGCGCGTGATGAACTGACGGGCAAGGCGCAGATGAGTATGAACAAGATTTTGGGAGGCGAATCACTGAATGTAATCCCGGATGCTTGTTTGGCTTATGTCGATCGAAGATTGGTGCCGGGAGAAAAGGCGGCAGATGCGTTTAGAGAGTTTGAAGCGTTCGTCGCGGATTATACAAAACGAGAAGACGAGGGATTGAATTACGAGTTAAAAATGACGCTCGCGGTGCCGGGGATGGATGCGGGCGAGGACGAGCGGCTTTTGCGTGGGATACAAGGGGTATGCGAGGAACTCGGGGTGCGTAACGAGGGATTGGGTGTCGCGTATGCGACGCATGGTGGATATTTACGCGAGACAGGGCAAAGCGTGGTCGTGATCGGGCCTGGGGATATTGCTCAGGCCCATACAAAGGATGAATATGTAGAGCTTGAGCAAATCGAATTGGGAATGAAGCTATATCTGGGGATCATGAAGGCTGAAATGGGATAA
- the malQ gene encoding 4-alpha-glucanotransferase yields the protein MRKLPQLDRRSSGILMHPTSLPGKHGSGDLGQSAYDFVDFLNEANQAWWQMLPIGPVDGSGSPYNSTSAFAGSYLLISLVDLVNDGLLTKAEIKPLKSFSDKKVFYPRVMKFRADRLGIAFERFIAKKKQNTAAYKKFLKEQKHWLPDYTLFCAIKDAHESLPWWEWPKPLAKHKPEALVEAREEYADGIAYHTFIQFIFHKQWMKLKKYANSKGISLVGDIPIFIAHDSADVWSHTDLFDLKANGLPREVSGAAPDAFSDEGQLWGHPLYLWDRHKQTKYKWWIERFKQTFSIFDSVRIDHFLGFARFWAVKYGAPTARNGKWRPGPGPSVFNALKKAIGNMPIIAEDLGILTPQAAALRDQFNFPGMRIIQFAFGDDNSYHAPHNFPPQSVVYTGTHDNDTTCGWWVETKRDKSKSNGLTTAQRTKVSLGSTDEIHWDLIRLAMSSPANLAVFPVQDLLGLDGKSRMNLPGTIENNWAWRLEPRQLNKRIAKRLAQLTDIYGRTQAN from the coding sequence ATGCGTAAATTGCCTCAACTTGATCGTCGTTCCAGCGGCATCCTCATGCACCCAACATCCCTACCCGGTAAGCATGGTTCCGGTGACCTCGGCCAATCTGCCTACGACTTCGTCGATTTCCTGAACGAGGCCAACCAGGCATGGTGGCAAATGCTTCCCATCGGCCCAGTCGACGGTTCAGGCTCTCCATACAACTCTACCTCCGCATTCGCTGGCTCATACCTCCTCATCTCACTCGTCGACCTTGTCAATGATGGTTTGCTCACCAAAGCCGAAATAAAACCGCTTAAATCCTTCTCTGACAAAAAAGTCTTCTACCCCCGCGTCATGAAGTTCCGCGCCGATCGCCTTGGCATCGCCTTCGAACGCTTCATCGCAAAGAAAAAACAAAACACTGCCGCCTACAAAAAATTTCTCAAAGAACAAAAACATTGGCTTCCCGACTATACCCTCTTCTGCGCCATCAAAGACGCCCACGAATCGCTCCCATGGTGGGAATGGCCCAAGCCACTCGCAAAGCATAAACCAGAAGCACTCGTAGAAGCGCGTGAAGAATACGCCGACGGCATCGCCTATCACACCTTCATCCAATTCATCTTTCACAAACAATGGATGAAACTCAAAAAATACGCCAATTCAAAGGGTATATCTCTCGTCGGCGACATCCCCATCTTTATCGCACACGACTCAGCAGACGTCTGGTCACACACCGATCTTTTCGACCTCAAAGCCAACGGCCTGCCACGCGAAGTGTCCGGCGCAGCCCCCGATGCCTTCTCCGATGAAGGCCAACTTTGGGGCCACCCACTCTATCTCTGGGATAGACATAAGCAAACCAAATACAAATGGTGGATCGAACGGTTCAAACAAACCTTCTCTATCTTCGATTCCGTACGCATTGATCACTTCCTCGGCTTCGCCCGCTTCTGGGCCGTCAAATACGGCGCACCCACCGCACGTAACGGCAAATGGCGCCCCGGCCCCGGCCCATCCGTATTCAATGCTCTCAAAAAAGCCATCGGCAACATGCCCATCATCGCCGAAGACCTCGGTATCCTCACGCCACAAGCCGCAGCGCTCCGCGACCAATTCAACTTCCCTGGCATGCGCATCATTCAATTCGCTTTCGGCGACGACAACTCCTATCACGCGCCACACAACTTCCCCCCACAATCCGTCGTCTACACCGGCACACACGACAACGACACGACATGCGGCTGGTGGGTCGAAACGAAACGGGATAAATCAAAATCCAACGGCCTCACGACCGCTCAACGCACAAAAGTTTCGCTCGGTTCAACCGATGAAATCCACTGGGATCTCATCCGTCTCGCCATGTCCTCACCCGCCAACCTCGCCGTCTTCCCCGTCCAGGACCTCCTCGGCCTCGATGGTAAATCACGCATGAATCTCCCCGGCACAATCGAAAACAACTGGGCCTGGCGACTCGAACCTCGCCAGCTCAATAAACGTATCGCCAAACGGCTCGCTCAACTAACCGATATTTACGGCCGTACACAGGCAAACTAA
- a CDS encoding HAD family hydrolase, producing MNKIKAIIFDLDGTIANTLPLCIEAFRQSVEPLTNKPISDHEIIATFGPSEEGTIMALAPDHYEQGLASYLSHYEDLHDMCLEPFEGIIDLLTLLKNKGIRIAMVTGKGKLSTEISLRKFGIKHFFEMIETGHQYGPRKPDGIQAVIDYLKPLDKTEMIYVGDVPSDITASHSVGIPIVAAAWASTTNPDKLLELKPDFLFHTIQDFTTWLQHNI from the coding sequence ATGAATAAAATCAAAGCAATCATTTTTGATCTCGATGGTACTATTGCCAATACTCTGCCTCTTTGCATCGAAGCCTTCAGACAATCTGTCGAGCCATTGACGAATAAACCCATTTCAGATCACGAAATTATCGCAACCTTTGGTCCTTCAGAAGAAGGGACCATTATGGCATTAGCCCCAGATCATTATGAGCAGGGGTTGGCCAGCTATCTTTCTCATTACGAAGATCTACATGATATGTGCTTGGAACCTTTTGAAGGGATCATCGATTTATTGACTCTACTCAAAAACAAAGGCATTCGAATTGCAATGGTGACAGGTAAAGGCAAACTCAGCACTGAAATATCACTACGTAAATTTGGCATCAAGCATTTCTTTGAAATGATTGAAACCGGTCACCAATACGGCCCAAGAAAACCAGACGGAATTCAAGCCGTCATTGACTACCTGAAGCCGCTGGACAAGACAGAAATGATTTACGTTGGCGACGTGCCCAGTGATATCACCGCAAGTCATTCCGTCGGCATTCCCATTGTCGCCGCCGCATGGGCCTCAACCACAAATCCAGACAAGCTACTTGAACTGAAGCCAGATTTCTTGTTTCATACAATTCAAGATTTCACAACCTGGTTGCAACACAATATCTAA
- the ilvD gene encoding dihydroxy-acid dehydratase produces the protein MTEQLNKYSATITQPASQGASQAMLYATGLTEEDMNKPQVGIGSMWYEGNPCNMHLRDLSSLVSDSVKEAGMVSMQFNTIGVSDGISMGTNGMCYSLQSRELIADSVETIMGAQWYDALVTLPGCDKNMPACVMALARLNRPGLMIYGGTIKAGSAVIRGKEEKLDIVSAFQAYGQALAGVITEDERKTIIRNACPGPGACGGMYTANTMASFIECLGLSLPASSCVPAVDQQKRDECLNIGQVVYRLLETDLKPKDIVTRQSFLNAMRLVIITGGSTNAVLHSIAMARAFDIELTIEDWAKMSKETPMLADMKPSGRFVMEELNEVGGTPGLVKLLIQRGLMDGEQKTITGKTLWENVKDLPDFPEYGEGEGKQLVIKPFEDPIKEDGHIQIMRGNLTPGGCVGKITGKEGTSFVGTANVFDCEEDMLHALEDGKIQKGDVIIIRYEGPKGGPGMPEMLTPTSAVAGAGLIKDVALLTDGRFSGGSHGFIVGHITPEAIEGGPIALVKTGDKVTIDTIAGEINMDVSDDELEARRKAWMKPEYKVKRGVLHKYIKLVKDASTGCVTDE, from the coding sequence ATGACAGAACAACTCAACAAATATTCAGCAACAATCACACAACCTGCGTCACAAGGCGCAAGTCAAGCAATGCTATATGCAACAGGTTTGACTGAAGAAGATATGAACAAGCCCCAGGTAGGTATTGGGAGCATGTGGTACGAGGGGAATCCTTGCAACATGCACTTGCGTGACTTGTCGTCACTCGTCAGCGATAGTGTAAAAGAAGCTGGCATGGTGAGTATGCAGTTCAACACGATTGGTGTGTCGGATGGCATCTCAATGGGTACTAATGGGATGTGCTACTCACTGCAAAGCCGCGAACTTATTGCGGATTCTGTTGAGACGATCATGGGCGCTCAATGGTACGACGCGTTAGTCACCCTGCCCGGTTGCGATAAGAATATGCCGGCATGTGTGATGGCGCTTGCCCGACTCAATCGTCCGGGGCTGATGATCTACGGGGGAACGATTAAAGCAGGTAGCGCGGTGATCCGCGGCAAGGAAGAGAAGCTGGATATTGTTTCGGCTTTCCAAGCTTATGGTCAGGCGCTTGCGGGCGTGATTACCGAAGATGAACGCAAAACTATTATCCGCAATGCTTGCCCGGGACCGGGAGCATGCGGCGGGATGTATACGGCAAATACGATGGCTTCGTTTATTGAATGCCTTGGTTTGTCGCTACCTGCATCATCATGTGTGCCTGCTGTTGATCAACAGAAACGTGATGAATGCTTGAACATCGGACAAGTGGTTTACAGATTGCTTGAGACAGATCTTAAGCCCAAAGACATCGTGACGAGACAGTCGTTCCTAAATGCGATGCGGTTGGTGATCATTACGGGTGGTTCAACAAATGCGGTGCTGCACTCGATTGCGATGGCACGAGCATTTGATATTGAATTGACCATCGAAGACTGGGCGAAGATGTCGAAGGAAACGCCGATGTTGGCTGACATGAAGCCAAGCGGCCGGTTTGTGATGGAAGAATTGAATGAAGTTGGCGGCACACCGGGCCTCGTGAAACTGCTGATCCAGAGGGGTTTGATGGATGGCGAGCAGAAAACGATCACTGGAAAAACGTTATGGGAAAATGTGAAGGATCTGCCTGACTTCCCAGAGTACGGTGAGGGCGAAGGCAAGCAGTTGGTGATCAAACCGTTTGAGGATCCGATCAAGGAAGATGGCCACATTCAGATTATGCGTGGCAATCTGACGCCGGGCGGTTGCGTTGGCAAAATCACGGGCAAAGAAGGTACGAGCTTTGTCGGCACAGCTAACGTGTTTGATTGTGAAGAAGATATGTTACACGCTTTGGAAGATGGAAAAATCCAGAAGGGTGACGTGATCATCATCCGATACGAAGGGCCTAAGGGTGGGCCGGGTATGCCAGAAATGCTGACACCAACGAGTGCAGTTGCTGGTGCTGGGCTTATTAAGGACGTTGCATTACTGACTGATGGTAGGTTCAGTGGTGGCTCTCATGGTTTCATTGTGGGTCATATTACACCTGAAGCGATTGAAGGTGGACCGATTGCATTGGTTAAAACAGGTGACAAAGTGACCATCGATACCATTGCTGGCGAAATCAATATGGATGTAAGTGATGATGAATTAGAAGCACGTCGCAAAGCATGGATGAAGCCAGAATACAAGGTTAAGCGTGGTGTGTTGCATAAGTACATCAAGCTTGTGAAGGACGCTTCGACTGGCTGCGTGACTGACGAATAA
- the recG gene encoding ATP-dependent DNA helicase RecG: protein MTASSSKQSIRMSTPIAKLPGVGPKRANTLIQRLDIRTTSDLLRHLPMRYEYEAAEDQIENISQDAIATARGQVAELRWVPGRFGKKGRFEVSLQDDTGSLLLTWFNAQYLSRRIQIGDYLRVQGKTKSFGNYTQIINPKWEKLAEPDLEPARDDKLRPVYPATEQLASSHIERVIENILPAVLPHLIDPLPDDLLKHHEMPPLADALRMVHQPNDLDETKAARRRLAYNELLLLQLGIAMKKAFVRDRLQSPPLTITPEIDKQIRDCYPFELTDDQNAVVKEIAHDLSRISPMNRLLQGDVGSGKTAVALYALLAAYTSGKQAVLLAPTELLAEQHYLSICNMLHNTNVSVALLTGSGTTKAEKQKRQIIHDEIQSGDIDIVIGTHAVLSDTFEFKDLAVVIIDEQHRFGVMQRAFLKSKNTTDDKNQGGKQGGGGGKIPHHLVMTATPIPRTLSLTVFGDLDVSTIRGLPPGRSPIINRVVDMNKTDDVYRYLNDRLARGEQAYVVLPAIENSGLEDDPKKQLRNVTDHAKLIQNKYCPDSKVGLVHGRLKSEEREEVMKQFRDGSIHVLVATTVIEVGVDVPNATIMIIEHAERFGLAQLHQLRGRVGRGTHGIKSLCVFIAEPTTEDGEKRMKAIASSNDGFKISELDLEIRGMGDFFGTRQAGAAPLRVAQIPQDMDLLMLAKRDAESIIETDPLLKSEPNALLKSVLLKTHGHTLGLIDVG from the coding sequence ATGACCGCGTCTTCATCCAAGCAATCCATCCGCATGTCCACACCCATCGCCAAGCTCCCCGGCGTCGGCCCCAAACGTGCCAACACACTCATCCAACGCCTCGACATCCGCACCACCTCCGACCTCCTTCGCCATCTCCCCATGCGATATGAGTACGAGGCTGCTGAAGATCAAATCGAAAACATCTCTCAAGACGCCATCGCCACCGCACGCGGTCAGGTCGCCGAACTCCGCTGGGTTCCCGGACGCTTCGGCAAGAAAGGCCGCTTTGAAGTCTCCCTCCAAGACGACACAGGCTCACTGCTTCTCACATGGTTCAACGCCCAATACCTCTCTCGCCGTATCCAAATCGGTGACTACCTGCGCGTTCAAGGCAAAACCAAATCCTTCGGCAACTACACCCAGATCATCAACCCTAAATGGGAGAAACTCGCCGAACCCGACCTCGAGCCAGCCCGTGACGACAAACTCCGCCCCGTCTATCCCGCCACCGAACAACTCGCCTCCTCGCACATCGAACGTGTCATCGAGAATATTCTTCCCGCTGTCCTTCCTCATCTCATCGACCCGCTTCCCGACGATCTTCTCAAACATCATGAAATGCCCCCGCTCGCTGATGCGCTCCGCATGGTGCATCAGCCCAACGACCTCGACGAAACAAAAGCCGCACGCCGCCGTCTCGCCTACAACGAGCTTCTCCTTCTCCAACTCGGCATCGCTATGAAAAAAGCATTCGTCCGCGATCGTCTTCAATCCCCACCGCTCACCATCACGCCAGAAATCGACAAACAGATCCGCGATTGTTATCCCTTTGAACTCACCGACGATCAAAACGCTGTCGTTAAAGAAATCGCACACGATCTTTCCCGCATATCACCCATGAATCGTCTTCTTCAGGGGGATGTCGGCTCCGGCAAAACCGCTGTTGCTCTCTACGCGCTCCTCGCCGCCTACACCTCAGGCAAGCAAGCCGTCCTGCTCGCACCCACCGAACTTCTCGCTGAGCAGCATTACCTCTCCATCTGTAATATGCTCCACAACACCAACGTGTCTGTCGCACTCCTCACAGGTTCCGGCACAACCAAAGCCGAAAAGCAAAAACGCCAAATCATCCACGACGAAATCCAGTCCGGCGACATCGACATCGTCATCGGCACACACGCCGTCCTCTCCGACACCTTCGAGTTCAAAGACCTTGCCGTCGTTATCATCGACGAGCAGCACCGTTTCGGTGTCATGCAAAGGGCTTTCTTGAAATCGAAAAACACCACTGATGACAAAAATCAGGGAGGAAAACAGGGGGGCGGCGGGGGGAAGATTCCGCATCATCTTGTCATGACTGCAACGCCCATCCCTCGTACTCTCTCCCTTACCGTCTTCGGCGACCTCGACGTCTCCACCATCCGTGGCCTACCCCCCGGACGCTCACCCATCATCAACCGTGTCGTTGACATGAACAAAACCGATGACGTCTACCGCTATCTCAATGATCGTCTCGCTCGCGGCGAGCAAGCCTACGTCGTTCTCCCCGCAATCGAAAACTCTGGCCTCGAAGACGACCCCAAAAAACAACTCCGCAATGTCACCGACCACGCCAAGCTCATCCAAAACAAATACTGCCCCGACTCAAAAGTCGGACTCGTCCATGGCCGCCTCAAATCCGAAGAGCGCGAAGAAGTCATGAAGCAATTCCGTGACGGCTCTATCCATGTGTTAGTCGCCACCACCGTCATCGAAGTCGGCGTCGACGTTCCCAACGCAACAATCATGATCATCGAGCACGCCGAGCGTTTCGGCCTCGCGCAACTTCACCAACTTCGAGGCCGCGTCGGGCGTGGCACCCATGGCATCAAGTCCCTCTGCGTTTTCATCGCTGAACCCACAACTGAAGACGGCGAAAAACGCATGAAAGCCATCGCCTCCTCAAACGATGGCTTCAAAATCTCGGAACTCGACCTCGAAATCCGTGGCATGGGTGATTTCTTCGGCACACGACAAGCCGGAGCCGCACCACTCCGCGTTGCCCAAATCCCACAAGACATGGACCTCCTCATGCTAGCCAAACGTGACGCCGAATCCATTATCGAAACCGACCCGCTCCTCAAATCGGAACCCAACGCCCTCTTAAAATCCGTTCTCCTGAAAACCCACGGCCACACCCTCGGCCTCATCGATGTCGGCTAG